A window of Phragmites australis chromosome 2, lpPhrAust1.1, whole genome shotgun sequence genomic DNA:
GCGGTGGAGCAGCTGACGGACGCTACAGTGGCGCTGGACTCTGGGGCGTACAGCGAGTCGGAGGCGCTGGTGGCGGCGAGCCAGGCGGAGGTGAAGCTGTGCCAAAGGGGCTGCCAGGCCGTGCCCGACCACCGAAACGTCCTCACGACCCGCAACCGCGAGGTCGACCGGCTCTGCAGCGTCGCGCTCACCATCACCAAGCTCATCCGAACACCATCGTGATCCGAGAAAACGTGTCCATCGTTATCGATCGCCTAGCTCTCGTGGATATTCATTTGTGCGATCGGTCATTTCGACCTCGAGCTTCTCGAATATTGATGTGCAAATCTTTGGACACATGACAGGGTAGTGTGTCGTTTCATAGGAACTTAACCATGATTATGACTGATTCATCCTCTCCCCTCCTCTGCTGCTTCGTCGAACTCAGCTATTGCGGACGATGCAGAAAATCTTCCAGTTTTCCATTCTCGTAGGACTATGTGAGGAAGGAAAGCTTATGGGCAACAGGTTGGCACGAAGTGATGCATCATGTTCAAACATGAACCTTTCGCTCGTTGAGGTCTCTATAGTTTACACCGGAACATCTTGCTATTTTATTTGTAATCAGATTGGGTAGTCGATGAATTAATCAGATTAAGTTAGCTGAAACTTTTTTGGGGAGGGTGGGGAGGACGGGGCTATTTGGATGCATGTATTTCTTACTAATCCATTCATAACCATCCATATCccattcaaaaaacaaaaaaaaaaaatctaatcacACGGTCGCAGGATATCTGCATGATTTTCGGTTTTGTTTGCTTACGAGTGTTAAATTCATGAATTCGCATGTTCATAAATCAAAAATATCGAAGTTGGTTAGTTGGCTAGCAATTTGGTTTGACTGCTCCATTCTtcatgtaatttttttcttcgtTAGGCTTCATATAACAATTGTTGGAAGGGACGTCTCTCCGGTCTTCcttcaaatctctctctctcttttgaagTTGGGACAGTGATGAACTAGATGCGCCGGGGTGGGCCTCATCAAATTGAGCCCAGATTAATATTCGGCGTCCGATGTCGTAGGACGATGCATTAGTTGTCCATCTTTACCTGAGTGTGGCTGACTCAGATGCAAAAAGAAGCAATTTCATCCATGGTCCAATTATAAAAGATTACTAGCAAGGTGAATCACGCTAATAGGGTGGTTAGTTTTGCTGTAATATTTAGTTACggtaatttttaattaaaaattagtctctttagctTTTTTACGAGTTAAtgttatttagttacaaaacacataaaattagaaaaagagataaaaaatttattactGGAAGATAACattatttatgctccaaatTTGTACCTGAATCGTATATATGTATTGGTttgatttgtatatattttgatgaaCTATCAAAATCGTGTATCAGGTGTAGGCTACccaaccaaaatcagaataggtTTAACTTGCCTGCTGGCTACTTGATGCGATGACCTTAAGCTACACGGtgtttcttaatctattatcttagtaatttttttaaaatcatttcattatttttattatgaattttagctattgattaattgtaattttacatggactctttatttaaatatttaattttataataatttgattttttttctaagacgaTATTTGATACGGACCCttcctttttctattctaaGCTAAATTTCaatcattattaattttattttacttggactctttatttagatattttgcttttcaaaccatatgaaaataaaactattaatttttcatattttttaataccgaaattaactatttattaattacatttgatatggactctctggtttaatctagatcgttagatgttcataacaatgagtggtctagattctttttcttttttgattaaCTGGTAATTTCGTGGTCTTTAGAACGAATCTAGTGGCTCTTTTAAccctcaaataataatataacaaTATATGATTAGGTTGTAAACTTTATCAAATCAGATACAACTTGCTAACCTAATTTGACTCCACGCCTCATGGTGTTCTTGCACCACTTATTATTCTGTTTGTATACCTATTCTGTACCTGTCTCTTGCAACAAACACAATAACATCCACTAAGACTTGGCACCAATCGACTAGCCCGATTAGCAATCAACAATCAGTTTAGTCCACTGTTGAAAGGCACGCCGGTTTCGGGCAGCCAAAAGTCCCCGAGCAGCATGTTGCCGACGGTGAAGTTGCCGGCGTCCGCAGCGCTGGTGAGCACGTGGTACCCCGGCCAGGTCACCCTCCTGCTCGTGTCCGCCCCGGGGCCGGAGTTGTTGTACTCGGCGTAGAACAGCGTGGTCAGCGCGAAGTCGCCGTCCCACGGCATCCACCCGGCGGGGTCGATCAGCGCGTCCTCCTCCGATTGCATGATCACCGTGCGGGAGTAGAGCTTCCAGGGGCGGCCTAGGTACGTGGCGACGGGGAACGCCGTGTTGGCGGCGAGGTCCGGCGCGGCCGCGATGGTGCAGCCCTGGATGGTGGTGCCCGTGTTCTGGTTCGGGTCGGTGCGGCCCTGCGCGGTGACGGTGTTGCTCTGCCCCTGCATGGGGAGCCGGGAGTAGAGGGCGCAGTCCTGGAACACGACGGCGGCGTTGCCGAAGACGTAGTCGACGGTGCCGTAGATGTCGCAGGCGCGGTAGAATTGGCGGAGGGAGTGGGCGTAGAGCGTGTCCTGGTACGCCTCGACGCTGCACAGGTAGAACGTCGACAGGTCCGCATTGCTACGGAGCGCCACCGCCTGGTGCTTCGCCGGTCCGGCCGTGTTCCGGAACGTCATGTTCACCGCCACGAACCCTTGACCGAGCACAGCTGCAGGTCGAAATGCATGTTAGGACGTCATGTTCCCTGGAATTCACCATGAAGCCTATGGAGAATATGACAGGACACATACAAAGCGACAATTACAGGTTCGGTATTGATTTTCAGTATAAGATTAAAAAAGAATACCTACTAAATATAATTTCAACTTATCATGCCAATGATTTTCCGATCTGTAAGGTAAATTTCAACTTATATAAAGAGTCAACTCACTTTGACCTCGAAAATGCTTAATTTTCTTCTAGTGGGTTAATTTTGTAACGTGACGGGGGAATGGGCACAACGACGCCAAACCAAACTTTGAAGCCAAATCAACAGCGTCAGACGACGGCCGTGTTTGAACTGAAGAACTCACCGAACGTGGCGGAGTTGAAGGTCGTCCAGCCGTCGACGACGCTCCGGTTGCCGGTGATCACCGACTGGCCGATGCCGTCGCCGATCATCATGACATACTTCTTGTGCTTCGGCACCACCACATTCTCTTCGTACACGCCCGCGGCCACATGTATCACGAAGTAGCCGAGGCTCCCGTCCAGGTTgctcggcgccgccgccaccgccgcgccgACGGTCGTGTAGTTTCCGGCGCCGCTCTGGTCCACGGTCACCGCGCCGACCACCAGCACCGCGGCCGCGGCCCCCTCGAGCGCCATCCTGCGGACCATCTCGTCGTCAGTGGCGTCGAACAGCCCCCTCCCGTGGCCATGGTGAGGCGGCTTCGTCGTGCCCCTCGGCTTCTTGCCGTGCTTGGCCGGAGGCACCCACGCCCTGGTGAAGAGCGACAGCGAGACGCTGTACAGCTTGGTGCTGTTGGACATGGGCACGGCGAGCCCGTTGCGCACGGACcacgcggaggcggcggcctgCAGACCGTCGGCGCACGTCTGCTGGTTGGTCAGGATCGCCGACAGCAGCGTCTGCACGTCCTCGGCCTGCGGGTCGAGGAGCGTGCTGTTGCTCGACGTGTTGAGCGTGGCGCCGGCGGAGGACAGGAAGTCGATGTTGAGCCCCGAGAGGAGCTGGCAGTCCTGCAGCGCGGCGACGGCCCCGGCGGAGAGGCCCCCGCGGGCGAGGTAGCGATTGACAAGGCCAAGGAACTTGTTGGCGTTGCCAAGGGACTTGGCGACGGAGAAGCGGCCATAGGTGTAAAGGTTGTTGGTGCCGTTCGCCGGGAGCACGGTCCGGCAGAACGTGGGGTCCGTCGTCCCATTGCACGCCGTGGACGGCGGCACTGGCGTGGCGGGCGCCGGGTCGGAGCGGGCCACGACGACGAACAGGGAAAGCACCAGGATGGTAGAGAGCGCGGTGGTGGTGCGAAAGGCAGCTGCCATCTTTGGTTAGTGTGAAGCTTGCTAAGTGAGTGTATTAATGTACTTCAGCTTGAGGTGGTGAGATGGAGCCATGGATCGAGGTGTCCTTTTATAAGGAGAGGATGAGAGGGCTTCATGGTAATTTAGACAAGTTGGCAGGTCAAACATGGGTTGACTCGCGATGTTCATTTGGCTGTTCATTGGGTCCCCAAGAAGCGCGTCTGGGCGACGACAGTAACGAGGAAAAACCGGCAGGCTCAAGTCAATTTCCTGTTCCGGAGATTCAAGGAATGAGCTGCATGGGGGAGGCTACATTTCTTTGGGTTGGGTTGGTCGCATCCAAATtgtttctctcttctttttcccttttaCATTTGGTACCATATAATGGTATATATGATTCGCTTCATTGCTCAAGCAGTAGCGTGGTGGTTACTTCGGATGTAACTTCAGTTCCTCAAGTTCTGCTGGTTACTATGATCGCAAGTGAATATCCTGTGTCAAATTAAAGTAAGGGAGGTGCATGAAATTTCGGTTTTTTTTTATAGTCGATGACATGGACCATCCAATCTGCATCCATGCACCTCCCTCTTTCTTATTCATCCAGCCAAAGTCGCCTTCCATCTTCCAGTACTACTCCTCGCATCTTTGCCCCACCCTGCCCTCACCTATTGTCTTCGGTGGTGACTGTGCAATCGGATCCGTGCCCACCGTTGTGATTAAATAAATTGAAGAAGTTTGAAAATTATGGAGTTGAAGATAATACATATGCCTCACACTATTCAAATAGTTCTCGAGTAGTAAACAACTTACTTGGATATTGCTAAAACTAAGCTGTTTGAAGGCTAAACGAGCTTCTGCGAGGTTTAAGTGCCCACGCAAGCATTAAGCCATGCACAATCACTAAAAAGGATGCATCATAGAGTACGTGTTGTTGGTATGGACCCATGCATGCAACTTGAAACAGATTAAAAAAGAGTACAAATCCTGCGCCAAAAACCAGTCAAAACCCATTTGCTGGCTTCAAagccctgcaactaacaaccgAGCAACTTAATAACTCGCGAGGTGCGCCCCGGCGGCTCCACCGTTACCCGGGGCGCCACAAGATCTACCCGTGGCCGGTGGATGTGACAGCCACGATTTTAAGCGAGGTTTCTGTGTGGTGTTGCATACAGTTAGGCAACCACTAAGCAGTGGTTGACTCTCAAGTGGATTTAGTAGACTACATGCAGCTGGTGTTCGGTGGCTGGCTAGTTAACGGTCGATATATATAGTTGCCAGATATAGCACTACTAATAAGATAGGGTAAGTATCAGGTAAAAATGTCAATTTGGTGCTAATTATTCCATTTTCGCTGGGTCTAAAAGTTCATAAAAGTTATGAAAAGTTCACAAGACATAGATCATGTATACCACTATCTAGTGAAATTTACAGAATTTTCAGGAACTCTTAGACACTATGAAAATAGAATTTGCACCAAGTTGGCATTTTCACCTGATACATACCCACAATAAGATATCACGTTTTCTCTGAGGCTTCTATATGGTGCGACGATGGCTTTCCAAAACACTTGTTTCTAACTAGCTGATTTACCCTGGTAGTtaaaacactactacagaaccgatCTTTTATACCGGTTTATCACTGTCGACTCCTAATGGATCGGTAATAATagagcatcactgtcggttcataagtcgTGCGAAAAGAATTAGTCATCGTGACTtatgaaccgataatgataaatattatcaGTACTGGTCGATGGCTTGAGACGGCAGTGATGCccagctccctcatcactgccggtttaagtCATCAACAGACAATGATAgtagggcatcactgtcggttgattATATAAATCGGCAGTTATGTCTCGCCTTTATAAAAGTCACCACCTCCTTCTCTaagctcgagcacaacagagatGAGCTTCATTCTTACTTGGTGGTGGTCATTTTTGTCACCAAGTTCTTGGtggtttcaaaattttgagaaatcctcATGCCATATGTGTTCTAAGGTATATAACTTCATCACCAAtgcatttctagttgaattttattcgctaaattgctctagattttgaaatggtGGAGATGGACCTAtagccatgatgttttaagacaatagacacaattatattttatttatgatatagaagcttcaattagtagctttaTGGTGGaaaatgtctttattattgattgacattagctataggtatgagcatatttattttttatttttaatgaattagaaaatttaatcataaaattaaggtatatagcaagctccaattatatttttatattttaattaattagcaagctctaatatagaaactttaggtatgagcatatttattttttatctttaatgaattagaaatattagctatgatatttaggtatgtagcaagctctaattatattttttatattttaattaattagctcGCTccaatatgaaaactttaggtattagcgtatttattttgatttttaatgagttagaaaatttctctatgatatttaggtatgtagcaaaaTCTTCTGTATATTTTGAATAtgaatttacaataatgatataattatagatggatagaagatggatgtacgatgcgagctgtGTGAGCTCAAAGTACAAGACCGGCGTGGAGTATTTCCTGTTAGTAGCCGCGGCGCataagtcaaatacacaatctcaatacatgtgttgtatatatgtcaattgcgagaacaagaataAGTTTTTCATCACCCaatagatacattcccacttgatgccaaggggctttatgcatggctatacctgttggactgagcacggtgaagcttATATCGTACAGGAAGGGTAACATATTGgcaaagaagatgaagacttgtgcatTGATATATCGGTTGATGAATACACCAATATTCTACCTGTTGGAGATacgttggttgatgatgatctagagtagATGTTGGCTaacgacgatgacgatgattTGAAGtagatgttgtgcgatggggaggggaacttcaccaatgaaagagaatTACAAAAGTTTCAGCATATGATAGAgcactctaaaacaccgttgttcgcggactgcgagaaggagcacacaaagttgcatattgtgctttcattgctacaattgaaggcaagccaTGAGTGATCTGATACAAACCTCACAGAGTTATTACTATTtatgaagaaattgcttctaaAGGGAAATGTGCTTTTAGAAAACATGTACCAGGCCAAGAAAGTTGTGTTCccattgggattggaagtacagaaaatacatgcacattcaaataattgcatgttgtatcacgaagagcatgcagacttagaagtgtgtctcgtctgtggtgcaacATGATactgttgatagcaaaaaatggcacGACCCATGTTTTTTGTGAacgtcggatagtccggtgtgg
This region includes:
- the LOC133909889 gene encoding pectinesterase-like produces the protein MAAAFRTTTALSTILVLSLFVVVARSDPAPATPVPPSTACNGTTDPTFCRTVLPANGTNNLYTYGRFSVAKSLGNANKFLGLVNRYLARGGLSAGAVAALQDCQLLSGLNIDFLSSAGATLNTSSNSTLLDPQAEDVQTLLSAILTNQQTCADGLQAAASAWSVRNGLAVPMSNSTKLYSVSLSLFTRAWVPPAKHGKKPRGTTKPPHHGHGRGLFDATDDEMVRRMALEGAAAAVLVVGAVTVDQSGAGNYTTVGAAVAAAPSNLDGSLGYFVIHVAAGVYEENVVVPKHKKYVMMIGDGIGQSVITGNRSVVDGWTTFNSATFAVLGQGFVAVNMTFRNTAGPAKHQAVALRSNADLSTFYLCSVEAYQDTLYAHSLRQFYRACDIYGTVDYVFGNAAVVFQDCALYSRLPMQGQSNTVTAQGRTDPNQNTGTTIQGCTIAAAPDLAANTAFPVATYLGRPWKLYSRTVIMQSEEDALIDPAGWMPWDGDFALTTLFYAEYNNSGPGADTSRRVTWPGYHVLTSAADAGNFTVGNMLLGDFWLPETGVPFNSGLN